The Daucus carota subsp. sativus chromosome 7, DH1 v3.0, whole genome shotgun sequence genome window below encodes:
- the LOC108196303 gene encoding casein kinase 1-like protein HD16, whose translation MPELRSGVRRGCAPVVDNNNKTENLVATNKYIKTRAAVAREAAQKRDRKPVVEKPKAQRRRKKEEVVKKDDIPEKKGKEVVGKMADGSGGLSANKGTEEEEGNTAPFPERVQVGGSPIYKVERKLGKGGFGQVFVGRRVSGGNDRPGAGAIEVALKFEHKNSKGCNYGPPYEWQVYNTLGGSHGVPKVHYKGKQGDYYVMVMDMLGPSLWDVWNSSGQAMSSEMVACIAVESLSILDKMHAKGYVHGDVKPENFLLGQPSTAQEKKLFLVDLGLATKWRESSNQRHVEYDQRPDMFRGTVRYASVHAHLGRTASRRDDLESLAYTLIFLHRGRLPWQGYMGDNKSFLVCKKKMSTSPEIMCCFCPAPLRQFLEIVVNMKFDEEPNYSKLISLFEGLLGPNPAIRPLNIDGAQKIIFQVGQKRSRLNLEDDDDGQPTKKVRMGVPATQWISIYNARLPMKQRYHYNVADARLGQHVERGNADGLLISCVASCSNLWAIIMDAGTGFTSQVYELSPFFLHKEWIMEQWEKNYYISSIAGANNGSSLVVMSKGTQYSQQSYKVSESFPFKWINKKWREGFHVTSMATAGTRWGVVMSRNAGFSDQVVELDFLYPSEGIHRRWDAGYRITSTAATCDQSALILSIPRRKPGDETQETLRTSQFPSTHVKEKWAKNLYLACVCYGRTVS comes from the exons ATGCCGGAATTGCGCAGTGGAGTACGCCGTGGCTGTGCTCCGGTGGTAGATAACAATAACAAAACGGAAAATTTAGTAGCTACTAATAAGTATATCAAGACTCGGGCGGCCGTGGCCAGAGAAGCAGCTCAGAAACGCGATAGGAAGCCGGTTGTGGAAAAGCCGAAAGCGCAAAGGAGGCGGAAGAAGGAGGAGGTGGTGAAAAAAGACGATATTCCGGAGAAGAAAGGGAAGGAAGTAGTGGGGAAAATGGCGGATGGGAGCGGTGGATTGAGTGCGAATAAGGGGACGGAGGAAGAAGAGGGGAATACTGCTCCTTTTCCGGAGAGG gTGCAAGTAGGTGGATCACCAATATATAAGGTGGAGAGGAAGTTGGGAAAAGGTGGGTTTGGCCAAGTATTTGTTGGTCGCCGTGTTTCAGGGGGAAATGATCGTCCAGGTGCAGGGGCTATTGAG GTAGCTCTTAAATTTGAACACAAAAACAGCAAAGGTTGCAACTATGGCCCTCCATACGAGTGGCAAGTGTACAA CACTCTTGGTGGGAGTCATGGAGTCCCAAAAGTACACTATAAAGGGAAACAAGGGGACTACTATGTAATG GTCATGGACATGCTAGGGCCTAGCTTATGGGATGTTTGGAATTCCTCAGGACAGGC GATGTCATCTGAAATGGTTGCTTGCATTGCTGTCGAGTCATTGTCGATCTTAGACAAGATGCACGCAAAAGG TTATGTGCATGGAGATGTGAAGCCGGAGAACTTTTTACTTGGCCAGCCATCAACTGCTCAGGAAAAGAAGCTCTTTCTTGTTGACCTTGGATTAG CAACTAAGTGGAGAGAAAGTAGTAATCAACGGCATGTTGAGTATGATCAACGGCCTGACATGTTCAG AGGGACTGTTCGGTATGCTAGTGTACACGCTCACTTGGGAAGGACTGCCAGTAGGAGAGACGATTTAGAATCACTCGCATATACCCTCATTTTTCTTCACCGAGGCAGGCTGCCATGGCAAGGGTATATG GGTGATAATAAATCTTTTCTAGTTTGTAAGAAAAAGATGTCGACTTCTCCTGAAATAATGTGTTGCTTTTGCCCTGCACCTCTAAGACAATTTCTCGAGATAGTGGTGAACATGAAATTTGATGAAGAGCCTAATTATTCCAAGTTAATATCTCTTTTCGAGGGACTGCTTGGTCCAAATCCAGCTATAAGGCCTTTAAACATTGATGGTGCTCAGAAG ATTATTTTTCAAGTAGGCCAAAAACGGAGTAGGTTGAAtcttgaggatgatgatgatggacAGCCAACAAAGAAGGTGCGCATGGGAGTTCCTGCTACACAGTGGATATCGATTTACAATGCTAGGCTACCTATGAAGCAGAG GTATCATTATAATGTTGCAGATGCCAGATTGGGACAACATGTGGAGAGAGGAAATGCAGATGGATTACTAATAAGTTGTGTTGCATCTTGTTCCAACTTGTGGGCTATTATAATGGATGCTGGTACTGGCTTTACAAGCCAAGTTTATGAGTTGTCTCCATTTTTTTTACACAAG GAGTGGATTATGGAACAATGGGAGAAGAATTACTACATTAGTTCGATTGCTGGAGCTAACAATGGAAGCTCCCTTGTAGTGATGTCTAAAG GCACACAATACTCCCAACAGTCTTACAAAGTTAGTGAATCATTTCCTTTTAAGTGGATAAACAAGAAGTGGAGAGAAGGGTTTCATGTGACCTCCATGGCGACTGCTGGAACTCGTTGGGGTGTTGTCATGTCCCGTAATGCTGGCTTTAGTGACCAG GTTGttgaacttgattttctttATCCTAGTGAGGGTATTCATAGGCGCTGGGATGCTGGTTACCGCATTACATCTACAGCTGCCACTTGTGATCAGTCTGCACTAATTTTGAGCATTCCCCGGCGCAAACCAGGAGATGAAACTCAGGAAACACTGCGTACGTCTCAGTTTCCAAGCACACATGTTAag GAAAAATGGGCGAAAAATCTCTATCTTGCTTGTGTCTGCTATGGACGGACAGTTTCTTAA